CAGCAGCTGCGGCACCGTGGCGAGCACGCCGATGCCGACGGTGTTCTTCAGCGCGTTCCAGAAGAACGGGTCGGCCAGCAGCGTCCGGTAGTTGTCCAGGCCGACCCAGGTGCTCTCGCTGCCCGGGCGGTCGGCCCGCCAACCGGTCATCGAGACATAGCCCGTGTAGAGCATCGGGAACAGCCCGAAGAGGGCGAAGACGACGAAGAACGGCGCTGTGTACAGGTACGGGGACACGCGGCGATCGGCGCGGCTCCAGCGGGCGGCCGGCGCGCGGGCCGGACGCAGCGGCGTGTCGGCGGACACGGTCGCGGCCATGGCTTGGCTCCTTGCGGGGTGGCCCGCCGGCCCGGCGCGGTGTCAGGACCGCGCCGGGCCGGCGGTGTCGGGGAGGGGAGGTGGGGCGGTACTGCGACGGCGCCCGGTTCTCAGCCGGTGATGTTGGCGACGTCGGCGAGCGCCTTCGTCCAGGCGGTCGCGGCATCGGCCTTGCCCTGCTCGATCGAGGTGAGCGCGTTGCCGAGCGCGGTGCCGATCTCGGCGCCGTGGGCCCCGAGCGGCTGCGGCTTCAGGTCCTTGGCGGACTGCGAGAAGATCTTGCCGGTGGGCGCGTTGTTGAACAGCGGGTCGGTGTGGGTCGCGATGTCCGGCTGGCTCCACAGCGCCTGGTCGGACGGGAAGTAGCCCTTGTTCTTGAACAGCCACGCCTCCTGCTCGGGGGCGGTGAGCCACTTGGCGAGGTCCACGGCGGCCTTGGTGTGCTTGCCGGACTTGGGCACCGTCAGGTACGAGCCGCCCCAGTTGCCGCCGCCGCCCGGGATCCGGGCCATGTCCCAGGTGCCCTTGTCGGTCGGCGGGTTGGCCTTGAACTCGTAGCTCATCCAGGCGGGGCAGGCGACGGTGGCGAACTGGCTCTTCTGGAAGCCGGTGTCCCAGGCCGGGGTGAAGGCCTGGATCCCGGCCGACTCGCCGTCCTTGACGGCGCCGGCGACCAGGTCGAACGACTGCTTCACGGCCGGGTTCTCGGTGACCACGGGCTTGCCGGAGCTGTCGTAGAAGCCGGTGGGGGCCTGCGCGACGATGGCGCTGAACAGGTTGCCCGCGCTGTCGAACCACTTGGCGCCCTTGTTCGGGCTCTTGGCCAGGAATTGCTTGCCGACGGCCGTGTACGCCTGCCAGTCGGTCAGCAGTGCCGAGACCTGGTCGCGGTCGGTGGGCAGCCCGGCGGCCTTGAACAGGTCGCTGCGGTAGCAGAGCGCCATGCCGCCCATGTCGGTGCCGAGGCCGAACAGGACGCTGCCGTCGGTGCTGGAGGCGGGGGCCGTCTTCGACGGCACCCACTGGTCCTTGCCGACGCCGTTGTCCAGGAAGTTGACGAACTTGGACGCCTGCGGCTGGAAGCCGGCGACCTGGCCGATCTCGATGGCCTCGACGTCCGCGGTGCCGGAGCCGGCGAGCAGGTGCGCCTGGAGGTTCTGGTGGTGCGCGCCCATGTCGGCGCGGTTCTCCTTGATCGTGACATTGGGGTGCAGCTGCTCGTACTGCTTGTAGAGATCCGCGTAGCCGAAGTCCGAGAAGAGGTTCACGGTCAGCGTGATCTTCGCGTTCGCGTCGTCCTGAGCGGGCGTGCCGCTGCTGGAACAACCGGCGACGGTCAGGGCCGCGGCCAGGGCGACAGCGGTGGCGGCGGCCGGGAACGCGGTTCTCCGGCCGGGGCGGGTGGTGGGCATGGTGGCTCCTCGCAGGGTGGCTGGGATCGCAATCTGGAGAGCGCTCTCCCATCGGCCTGGAGCTTGGCCCGTGTGCCCGCACAAGTCAAGACTTTGGTGCAAAACCTCTGTGCACCAGCCTATTTGGCCGACCATCGACAGTCCGCCCGATGCTGCACGGGTCTTGACACGGCGGAAACCTGGCGGCAACCATCTCCATGACTGCGAGAGCGCTCTCCCAGGAATGGGCGGCCCACCCCTGCCGCCGGTCCTCCCCCACCGTCTCGTCAGGAGAGTCCCCATGCTCGCTCCACCCGCCCCCGCGGCGGTCCGATCCGAACGCTCGTCACCCCTGTGGCGTGCGCTGTCGGCGGCGCTGGCCGCCGCCCTCGTCGCCGGTCTGATGCTGCTCGTGCCCGCCGGCCGGGCGCAGGCCGCGGCGTCCCTGCTGTCCCAGGGCAAGCCGGTCACGGCGTCCAGCGAGGAGAACTACGGCACGCCGGCCACCAACGCGGTGGACGGCAACACCGGCACCCGCTGGTCCTCAGCCAACACCGACCCGCAGTGGATCCAGGTCGACCTCGGCGCGGTGGCCACCGTCAGCCAGGTGGTGCTCCAGTGGGAGGCGGCGTACGGGAAGGCCTACCAGATCCAGCTGTCCTCGGACGGCACGAACTGGACGACGGCGTACTCCACCACCACCGGCGCGGGCGGCACCGAGACCCTCAACGTCGCGGGCAGCGCCCGCTACGTGCGGATGAACGGCATCCAGCGCGGCACCGGATACGGCTACTCGCTCTGGGAGTTCCAGGTCTTCGGCACGCTCGGCGGCGGCACCCTCGGGCAGCTGCGGCACCGCGAACGCTGCCCTGGGCAAGTCGGTCACGGCGTCCAGCGAGGAGAACTACGGCACCCCGGCCACCAACGCGGTGGACGGCAACACCGCCACCCGCTGGTCCTCCGCCGCGACCGACCCGCAGTGGATCCAGGTCGACCTCGGCTCGGACCAGCCGGTCTGCCAGGTCGTGCTCCAGTGGGAGTCCGCCTACGGCAAGGCCTACCAGATCCAGCTGTCCTCGGACGGCACGAACTGGACGACGGCCTACTCCACCACCACCGGCGCGGGCGGCACCGAGACCCTGAACGTCTCCGGCACCGGCCGCTACGTGCGGATGAACGGCACCCAGCGCGGCACCGGATACGGCTACTCCCTCTGGGAGTTCCAGGTGCGCACCGGCACGGGCGGCTCGTCGACCCCGACCACCCCGCCGACCTCGCCGCCGCCCACCACCCCGCCGCCCGGCAACTGGACGACGGTCTTCAACGAGGACTTCACCGGCGGCGCCGGCGCCGCGCCGAACGCCAACGACTGGATCGTGGACACCGGCACCGGCTACACCGGCGGCCCGGCCAACTGGGGCACCGGCGAGGTGCAGACCGACACCAACTCCGCGGCCAACGTGGGCCTGGACGGCAACGGCGCGCTCAACCTGACCGCGGTGAAGAACGGCACGGCCTGGACCTCCGGCCGGATCGAGTCCAAGCGCTCGGACTTCACCGTCCCGGCCGGCGGCCAGCTGCAGATCTCCGCGACCGTCAAGCAGCCCAACCCGGCCAACGGGGCAGGCTACTGGCCCTCCTTCCGGGCGATGGGCGCCGCCAACCGCGGCAACTTCACCGCCTGGCCGGCCGCCGGTGAGAGCGACATCCTGGAGAACGTCAACGGACGCAGCCAGCTCTCGACCACGCTGCACTGCGGGACCGCCCCCGGCGGCAACTGCAACGAGTACAACGGCATGACCAGCGGGCTGGCGAGCTGCACCGGCTGCCAGACCGGCTACCACACGTACGCGCAGATCCTCGACCGCACGACCTCGGACGAGCAGATCCGCTGGTACCTCGACGGCCGCCAGGTGTGGCAGGTCAACGAGTCGCAGGTGGGCGTCTCCACCTGGGACACCGCCGTGCACCACGGCTTCTACCTGATCTTCAACCTCGGCATCGGCGGCGGCTTCCCGAACGCGGTCTGCAACTGCACCTCGCCGACCGACGCGACCAGCTCCGGCGGCGCGCTGAGCATCGACAAGGTGACGGTCTCCACCACCAGCGGCACCGCCCCCGCGCCGCTGACCGACCCGGCCGTGCCGACCACCCCGTCCACCGTCAAGGTGACCGGCTCCCAGGGCAACTGGGCGCTGACCGTGAACGGCGCGCCGTACCAGGTCAAGGGCATCACCTGGGGCCCGGCCAACTCCACCGCGGAGGCGCACATCCGCGAGCTCAAGGCGATGGGCGTCAACACCCTGCGCACCTGGGGCACCGACGCCGGCTCCAAGCCGCTGCTGGACACCGCGGCCGCGCACGGCCTCAAGGTGGTCAACGGCTTCTGGCTGAACCAGGGCGCGGACTACGTCAACGACACCGCCTACATGAACACCACGCTCGACCAGATCAAGCAGTGGGTGACCACCTACAAGGACCACCCCGGCGTGCTGATGTGGGACGTCGGCAACGAGGTCATCCTCACCACTCAGGACCACACCTACACCGGCTCCACCGTCGAGCAGGAGCGGGTCGCGTACGCCAAGTACGTGGAGCGGGTCACCCAGGCGATCCACGCGATCGACCCGAACCACCCGGTCACCTCCACCGACGCCTACACCGGCGCCTGGAAGTACTACAAGGACAACACCCCGAGCCTGGACCTGCTCGCGGTCAACTCCTACGGCGCGGTCTGCAACGTCAAGAACGACTGGATCAGCGGCGGTTACACCAAGCCGTACATCATCACCGAGTCCGGCGAGGACGGTGAGTGGGAGGTCCCGAACGACGCCAACGGCGTGCCGACCGAGCCCTCCGACATCGCCAAGCGCGACGCCTACCTGTCCAACTGGGGCTGCATCAGCGGGCACACCGGTGTCTCCCTCGGTGCGACGGTCTTCCACTACGGCACCGAGAGCGACTTCGGCGGCGTGTGGTTCAACACCGTGCCCTCCGGCTGGCGGCGGCTCAGCTTCTACTCGGTGGCCAAGGACTACGGCGGCAACCCCGGCACCAACACCCCGCCGGTGATCTCCTCGATGACGCTCAGCAACACGGCCACCGTGCCGGCCGGCGGCACCTTCGACATCACCACGTCGACCACCGACCCGGACGGCGACCTGATCCGCTACCAGCTGTTCTACTGCGACAAGTACGCGGGCGGCGGCACCGGGTTCAGCCAGGTGAACTTCACCCAGACCTCGGACGGGCACTTCACCGCGACCGCCCCGAAGAACCTGGGCGTCTACAAGGTCTACGTCTACGCGTACGACGGCCACGGCAACGTGGGCATCGAGACCAAGTCCTTCCGGGTGGTCGCCCCGACGCCGTCCGGCACCAACGTCGCACGCGGCAAGCCCACCACCGCCTCCACCTTCCAGGCCACCGGCAACGGCGCGCCCTACCCGGCGAGCAACGCCACCGACGGGAACTGGAACACCCGGTGGGCCAGCGAGTGGGCCGATCCGCAGTGGATCCAGGTCGACCTCGGCCAGACCACGTCGATCAAGCACGTGCAGCTCGGCTGGGAGTCCGCCTACGGCAAGGCCTACCAGATCCAGGTCTCCGGTGACGGCACCAACTGGACGACCGCCTACTCCACGAGCAGCGGCAGCGGCGGGGTCGACGACGTCGACCTGACCGCGAGCGGGCGCTACGTCCGGGTCACCATCACGCAGCGCGGCACCACCTACGGGGACTCGCTGTACGAACTCGGCGTCTACGCCTGATCCAGACTCCCGGGGTGTGCCGGCCCCACGCGGCGCACCCCGGGGCAACCCCCACCCATCCGTTCGAATGGAGGTCCGATGCGACCCCGTTTCCTGTCCCGGGGCAGGCCGAAGCGGACGGCGTTGGCCGTCGCCTTCGCCGCCGTGCTCGCTCTCGTGGGCATCGGCAGCACCACCCAGCAGGCCGTGGCGGCCGACGGGCTGATCTCGCAGTCCCGTCCCGTCGTCGCGTCCTCCCTGGAGAGCGCCAGCTTCCCGGCGGGTGCCGTCGTCGACGGCGACGCCACCACCCGCTGGGCGAGCACCTGGAGCGACCCGCAGTGGCTCCAGATCGACCTCGGCGCCGGCGCGACCGTCAGCAAGGTCGACCTGAGCTGGGAGGCCGCGTACGCGTCGGCCTACCAGCTGCAGACGTCGAACGACGCGAGCACCTGGACGTCGATCTACTCCACCGCCAACGCCACGGGCGGCAACCAGAGCCTGGCGGTCAGCGGCAGCGGCCGCTACATCCGGCTCTGGATGACCGCCCGCGGCACCCAGTACGGCTACTCGCTGTACGAGTTCAAGGTGTACGGCACCGCGCCGGCCAGCGGCCCGGCCGGCTACATCCTGGCCAACCCCCAGGTGACCGGCGTCGTCCCGTCGACGGCCAACCCGCCGCACACCTACTTCCACGAGTTCCAGGCGAACTGCTCGCCCACCCGCAACCTGCCGGACGACCCGATCGTCTTCCCGGGCCTGCCCGGCGCGTCGCACATGCACACGTTCATGGGCAGCACCGTCACCGACGCCAACTCCACGCTGGCGTCGCTCCAGGCGGGCGGCTCGTCCTGCCTGGCGCCCGGGGACAAGTCCGGCTACTGGATGCCGACCATGTACAACGGCACCACGGCCATCAACCCGGTCGGCCTGCAGACCATCTACTACAAGACGGGGGTGAACGACTACACCTCGGTGCGGCCGTTCCCGCCGGGTCTGCGGTTCGTCGTCGGAAGCCCCGCGGCGAGCGCCACCGAGTTCAACA
The Kitasatospora paranensis genome window above contains:
- a CDS encoding DUF1996 domain-containing protein; translated protein: MRPRFLSRGRPKRTALAVAFAAVLALVGIGSTTQQAVAADGLISQSRPVVASSLESASFPAGAVVDGDATTRWASTWSDPQWLQIDLGAGATVSKVDLSWEAAYASAYQLQTSNDASTWTSIYSTANATGGNQSLAVSGSGRYIRLWMTARGTQYGYSLYEFKVYGTAPASGPAGYILANPQVTGVVPSTANPPHTYFHEFQANCSPTRNLPDDPIVFPGLPGASHMHTFMGSTVTDANSTLASLQAGGSSCLAPGDKSGYWMPTMYNGTTAINPVGLQTIYYKTGVNDYTSVRPFPPGLRFVVGSPAASATEFNNAPGYVAGWECGDSYHNTDLPTGCPAGSGINIRMQAPSCWNGLYLDTPDHKSHMAYPVNGVCPADHPVALPMIEFKMAFPAPAGDLSQLRLASGRGYSFHYDFFNAWDAPTLAAMVNHCIVGGLQCNARGYDEANPQRGAALNEQYLLP
- a CDS encoding ABC transporter substrate-binding protein; this translates as MPTTRPGRRTAFPAAATAVALAAALTVAGCSSSGTPAQDDANAKITLTVNLFSDFGYADLYKQYEQLHPNVTIKENRADMGAHHQNLQAHLLAGSGTADVEAIEIGQVAGFQPQASKFVNFLDNGVGKDQWVPSKTAPASSTDGSVLFGLGTDMGGMALCYRSDLFKAAGLPTDRDQVSALLTDWQAYTAVGKQFLAKSPNKGAKWFDSAGNLFSAIVAQAPTGFYDSSGKPVVTENPAVKQSFDLVAGAVKDGESAGIQAFTPAWDTGFQKSQFATVACPAWMSYEFKANPPTDKGTWDMARIPGGGGNWGGSYLTVPKSGKHTKAAVDLAKWLTAPEQEAWLFKNKGYFPSDQALWSQPDIATHTDPLFNNAPTGKIFSQSAKDLKPQPLGAHGAEIGTALGNALTSIEQGKADAATAWTKALADVANITG
- a CDS encoding discoidin domain-containing protein, giving the protein MDGNTATRWSSAATDPQWIQVDLGSDQPVCQVVLQWESAYGKAYQIQLSSDGTNWTTAYSTTTGAGGTETLNVSGTGRYVRMNGTQRGTGYGYSLWEFQVRTGTGGSSTPTTPPTSPPPTTPPPGNWTTVFNEDFTGGAGAAPNANDWIVDTGTGYTGGPANWGTGEVQTDTNSAANVGLDGNGALNLTAVKNGTAWTSGRIESKRSDFTVPAGGQLQISATVKQPNPANGAGYWPSFRAMGAANRGNFTAWPAAGESDILENVNGRSQLSTTLHCGTAPGGNCNEYNGMTSGLASCTGCQTGYHTYAQILDRTTSDEQIRWYLDGRQVWQVNESQVGVSTWDTAVHHGFYLIFNLGIGGGFPNAVCNCTSPTDATSSGGALSIDKVTVSTTSGTAPAPLTDPAVPTTPSTVKVTGSQGNWALTVNGAPYQVKGITWGPANSTAEAHIRELKAMGVNTLRTWGTDAGSKPLLDTAAAHGLKVVNGFWLNQGADYVNDTAYMNTTLDQIKQWVTTYKDHPGVLMWDVGNEVILTTQDHTYTGSTVEQERVAYAKYVERVTQAIHAIDPNHPVTSTDAYTGAWKYYKDNTPSLDLLAVNSYGAVCNVKNDWISGGYTKPYIITESGEDGEWEVPNDANGVPTEPSDIAKRDAYLSNWGCISGHTGVSLGATVFHYGTESDFGGVWFNTVPSGWRRLSFYSVAKDYGGNPGTNTPPVISSMTLSNTATVPAGGTFDITTSTTDPDGDLIRYQLFYCDKYAGGGTGFSQVNFTQTSDGHFTATAPKNLGVYKVYVYAYDGHGNVGIETKSFRVVAPTPSGTNVARGKPTTASTFQATGNGAPYPASNATDGNWNTRWASEWADPQWIQVDLGQTTSIKHVQLGWESAYGKAYQIQVSGDGTNWTTAYSTSSGSGGVDDVDLTASGRYVRVTITQRGTTYGDSLYELGVYA